One Solea senegalensis isolate Sse05_10M linkage group LG13, IFAPA_SoseM_1, whole genome shotgun sequence DNA segment encodes these proteins:
- the ilk gene encoding integrin-linked protein kinase, with translation MDDIFTQCREGNSVAVRLWLDNTENDLNLGDDHGFSPLHWACREGRSGVVDMLIMRGARINVMNRGDDTPLHLASSHGHRDIVAKLIQCKADPNTVNEHGNTPLHYACFWGQDEVAEDLVASGAQVCVCNRYGQMPLDKAKPHLRQLLQEKAEKLGQSMTKVPYKETFWKGTMRTRPRNGTLNKQAGIDYKQLSLLAKINENQSGELWQGRWQGDEIVVKVLQVRDWTTRKSRDFNEEHPKLRIFSHPNILPVLGACQSPPSPHPIIISHYMPYGSLFNILHQGTTLVVDQNQAVKFALDIASGMAFLHTLEPMVSRLCLNSKHIMIDEDMTARISMADAKFSFQCPGRMYSPAWMAPEALQKKPEDINRRSADMWSFAILLWELVTREVPFADLSQMEIGMKVALEGLRPTIPPGISPHICKLMRLCMNEDPAKRPKFDMIVPILEKMQDK, from the exons ATGGACGACATCTTCACTCAATGCAGGGAAGGAAACTCTGTGGCCGTGCGTCTGTGGTTGGACAACACGGAGAACGACCTCAACCTGGG TGACGACCACGGCTTCAGCCCGCTGCACTGGGCGTGCAGGGAGGGCAGGAGCGGTGTCGTGGACATGCTCATCATGAGAGGCGCTCGCATCAACGTCATGAACCGCGGAGACGACACGCCGCTGCATCTCGCGTCCAGTCACGGACACAGAGACATCGTGGCTAAG CTGATTCAGTGCAAAGCCGACCCCAACACAGTCAACGAGCACGGGAACACGCCGCTCCACTACGCCTGCTTCTGGGGTCAGGATGAGGTCGCAGAG GACTTGGTGGCCAGTggtgctcaggtgtgtgtgtgtaacaggtaTGGACAGATGCCTCTGGACAAGGCCAAGCCTCACCTAAGACAACTGCTTCAAG AAAAGGCAGAGAAACTGGGTCAGAGTATGACCAAAGTCCCCTATAAGGAGACTTTTTGGAAGGGCACCATGCGAACAAGGCCTC GTAACGGCACCCTGAACAAGCAGGCTGGGATTGATTATAAGCAGCTTTCACTCCTGGCAAAGATCAATGAAAACCAGTCTGGAGAG ttgtggCAGGGTCGATGGCAGGGCGACGAGATCGTCGTGAAGGTGCTGCAGGTGAGAGACTGGACCACGAGGAAGAGCCGAGACTTCAACGAGGAGCATCCCAAACTCAG gaTCTTTTCTCATCCCAACATCTTGCCTGTTCTTGGTGCTTGTCAGTCGCCGCCCTCTCCTCAccccatcatcatcagccaCTACATGCCGTACGGCTCTCTCTTCAACATCCTGCACCAGGGCACGA CTCTGGTGGTCGACCAGAACCAGGCAGTGAAGTTTGCGCTGGATATTGCGAGCGGCATGGCTTTCCTCCACACCTTAGAACCGATGGTTTCACGGCTTTGCCTCAACAGTAAGCACATCATG ATTGACGAGGACATGACGGCCAGGATAAGCATGGCAGATGCAAAGTTCTCCTTCCAGTGTCCGGGTCGTATGTACTCCCCTGCGTGGATGGCTCCTGAAG CGCTGCAGAAGAAGCCTGAAGACATCAACAGGAGATCTGCGGACATGTGGAGCTTTGCCATTTTACTGTGGGAGCTGGTCACCAGGGAGGTGCCCTTTGCTGACCTCTCACAAATGGAAATAGGCATGAAG GTGGCTCTTGAGGGTCTTCGGCCCACCATTCCTCCCGGGATCTCGCCTCACATCTGCAAACTGATGAGGCTCTGCATGAACGAGGACCCGGCCAAGAGACCCAAGTTTGACATGATCGTCCCCATCCTGGAGAAGATGCAAGACAAGTGA
- the timm10b gene encoding mitochondrial import inner membrane translocase subunit Tim10 B, with protein sequence MEPEQQLRNLRDFLMVYNRMTEICFQRCTNNFNYRNLTMDEERCVDSCAGKLIRSNHRLMATYVQLMPRMVQRRMEEMESKAAEIAKATEAAEAAASASNPPAAASQSLVVSPEPPQIPALLQPSVTDVGAEAHGSVLRSAGLDLDAAAAAAKSAIVTEVKLSAATPLTPLTPLTQTVNPSLLHNQVDNGPSYTAGFSQLSTSVAQSGSSVPGSIPSQPTSLSQDVPVAVISAPAQPNQERAPEAPPVSSQ encoded by the exons ATGGAaccagagcagcagctcagaaAC cTGCGGGATTTCCTCATGGTTTACAACCGGATGACGGAAATCTGCTTCCAGCGATGCACCAACAATTTCAACTACAGGAACCTCACCATGGacgag GAGCGCTGTGTGGACAGCTGTGCAGGGAAGCTGATCCGCTCGAACCACCGCCTCATGGCCACCTATGTGCAGCTCATGCCTCGGATGGTGCAGCGCCGgatggaggagatggagagcaAGGCGGCGGAGATCGCCAAGGCAACGGAGGCAGCCGAGGCCGCTGCGTCTGCGTCTAATCCTCCAGCCGCAGCCTCTCAGAGCCTCGTCGTCTCACCTGAGCCCCCTCAGATACCTGCACTCTTACAGCCTTCAGTGACTGACGTAGGAGCAGAGGCACACGGCTCTGTCCTAAGGTCGGCAGGATTAGAtctggatgctgctgctgctgctgcaaaatcCGCAATAGTCACAGAAGTCAAATTGTCAGCTGCCACGCCTCTCACACCTCTCACACCTTTAACCCAAACAGTGAATCCTTCACTGCTTCATAATCAAGTGGACAATGGACCGTCTTATACAGCAGGCTTTTCACAGCTGTCCACATCTGTAGCCCAGTCTGGGAGCTCAGTACCTGGATCTATTCCATCTCAACCAACCTCCTTATCACAAGACGTCCCTGTGGCTGTCATCTCTGCACCTGCACAACCAAACCAAGAGAGGGCGCCAGAGGCTCCCCCTGTGTCAAGCCAATGA